Within the Pan troglodytes isolate AG18354 chromosome 2, NHGRI_mPanTro3-v2.0_pri, whole genome shotgun sequence genome, the region AGGTGGGGCAGGCAGGGGGCTGGAGACAACTGAGAGGGGCCAGCCTTGGCACGGACCACCCAGCTTCCCTCCATGCCATCTCCCCAAGGCAGCCAGTCCTTTCCTCATTCCCTTGCTTTTCTGTGCTCCCCAGCTGCACTGCTGCtgtcctggggaaaaaaaatggtgTCCATTTAGGCCACCTCTCACTGGGTCATCCTTTGGTCCCTTTCTTGCCTGGGGATGCATGGAGGGATTGTGTTAAAAATGTATAACAGTTTGTATGAGATGTCCACAAAACAATcagaataggctgggcatggtggctgacatctgtaatcccagcactttgggaggccgaggcgggtggatcgcctgaggtcgggagttcaagaccagcctagccaacatggtgaaaccccatctctactaaaaataaaaaattagccgggtgtggtggcacatgcctgtaatcccagctactcggggggctgaggtagaagaatcgcttgaacctgggaggcggaggttgcagtgagctgagatcgcgccattgcactccagcttgggtgacaagagtgaaactccatctcaaaaaaaaaaaaaaaaaaatagaagtgaaaGTTTCCACTGGGGGACCCGTACTGTGCCAGGCCATTAACACTTTAGATGTTGGATTATGGAAAAGTTGGGATGGAGTGTGGTTCTGGAGGAGAAGCCAGTACGTGCAGGGTGTTGGGAGTGGTATTTTATCAATTGttaggaaaatatttgaatatctagGCCCCAGCTGAATGTCACATGTAGTGGTTATCCTTGTATAATAAGTGGTTGGGCTCCCAGATTGGAGGTGCCCAGGCCTGGAAAAGGGTATATTACAGGAAGGATACACCATGAAGCCAGTAGTTGTTGCTATGGCAATGGGAAGGGCTCCCAGGCTACAGCATACAGTGGGGGAGGGATCTGCTGGAAGCTAGTCGGGCAGGCAAGGCCTGAGATTTTTTTCTGTCAGGCTCTGGCGCCCTCCATGGACTGGCTTGAGTTCCTGTCTTTCTTGCTGTCACCATTGGAGTTGAGTGACTCTGAGCCTGTGGTGGTGTATGGGATGGATTATTTGCAGCAGGTGTCAGAGCTCATCAACCGCACGGAACCAAGGTGTGGGGGTAGCCCAGGGTGAGGGTGGGTTCTGTGGAGGTCTCCAgcaaggctgggcatagtggacAGGCCCAGCCACACAGAACAACATTTGATAATGCTATGGGCCTTCCAAACATTGAATCAGAATGTCTATGGGCTTTTCCTCTGCGCTAGGGTTGCAGGGTGCTCCCTGTGATCTCTGTCCCCCAACTGCTCTCCAACCTGACCCCTACAGGCAGGTGTGTGGCCCCGGGACCAAAGAGGAACCCCGGGACAGCTTCCACATATGCCTCTCGGGACTCCTGCAACTTGCATGTTCCTGGGGGCTGGTTTGAGGGGTGTGAAGGGCATCCCACCTgcccttttcttattttctggtcTGGTTGTCAGCATCCTGAACAATTACCTGATCTGGAACCTGGTGCAAAAGACAACCTCAAGCCTGGACCGACGCTTTGAGTCTGCACAAGAGAAGCTGCTGGAGACCCTCTATGGCACTAAGAAGGTGGGCTTTCTGATTTTGCCTCCACGTTCTGATCCAGTCTAGCCGATGCTGCATACCTTCAGTGTGACAGGCACCATGTGCCTCATGGGGCACAGGTGCATAGTATGGAGCGCAGAATTTGGAAGCAAGCCGACTTGCGTTTCAATCCCAACTCATTCATTTTCTAGCCTGTAGGaccttgggcagatcacctagCCTCTCTGACTCTCCATTTCCTGCTCTGTAAAGCAGGAATAACTTGGAGGGTTGTCAGGAAGAGTATTAGCTGAGTTAATGTAAGTGAAGCACCTGCACAGTACATGGTATGTATAGGCACTCGGCTTTGATGAGGAGGATGGAGaggatataataaataaatgagtatttaGTTTCAAGATGCCCCATTAAGTGGGGGGAGTGGACATGTAAACAAATACATTATATTTTGTGGTGATAACTGCTCACACTGAGTGAAAGACTTTTGTGCTATAGGACAGAGGTGGGACAGCACATTTCACCTGGGGGGATGGTGGGGAAGGGCATCAGAGAAGCCTTCTCTGAGAGGTGCCATGTGATGGAAAAGTTCACCAAGAAAGCCGGGGAGAAGGGCATTCCAGGGACAAGGAACGGCATGTGCAAATTCCTAGAGGCCAAAAGGAGCATGGTGGCTTTACACAGGTTCTGGCATGAGCTTGAGAAGAGGGCAACTGAGAGATGGGGTGTGGTAAGGTGGGCATGGGGCACTTGGGAAGGGACCTGAATATTGTATTGGGAAGTCCGGCCTTGATTCTTTCACAGATGGGGCTCCATGGGAGTAGCCATGGAGAGGAGAAACACAGTTGGGTTATGTatgaaatgatatttctggtGGCTAAATGGAAGATGGAGGGGAGCAGCAGGGAAGCGGGGATGAGAATGGAGTCAGGGTGTCCAGTTAAGAGGCAATtgcaggccaggcttggtggctcatgcctgtaatcccagcattttgggaagccaaggcaggtggatcacctgaggtcaggagttcaagaccagccttgccaacacggtgaaaccccatctctactaaaaatacaaaaaattagctgggcgtggtggcaagcaactgtaatcccagctactcgggaggctgaagcaggagaatcacttaaacctggaggttgcagtgacctgagactgcatcattgcactccagcctgggctacaagagcaaaactctgtttaaaaaaaaaaaaaaaagggcaattgcagactgagtgtggtggctcgtgcctgtaatcagcattttgggaggctgaggtgggtggagtgcttgagctcaggagttcaagatgataGTGTTATAGGTCAGGGAAGTGGTAATCATTTTCCCCGTCCACTTGAGTGGATGGGAAAGATGATTAAGAAATCAAAGCAGGCAGGGCgccgtagctcatgcctgtaatcccagcactttgggaggtcaaggtgggcggatcacttgaagtaaggagttcaagaccatcctggctaacacggtgaaaccccgtctctactgaaaatacaaaaaatttagccgggcgtggtggcggatgcctttagtctcagctactcgggaggctgaggcaggagaatggcgtgaacccgggaggtggagcttgcagtgagctgagatcgcaccactgcactccagtctgggtgacagagtgagactccatctcaaaaaaaaaaaaaaaaaaaagaagtcaaagtaGTAGAAACTGCTGATAGACTGAATGTGGGGGTTAGGGAGATGGAGGAAGCTGAGTGACTCCCAGGTTTCTTGCATGGGGGACTGACTGGATATAAAATTAgttgtgggccgggcacggtggctcatgcctttaatcccagcactttgggaggccaaagcgggcaggtcgcttgagctcaggagttcaagaccagcctgggaaacatggtgagaccccttctgtactaaaaatacaaaagaaaatagctgggtgtggtggcatgtgcctggggtcccagctattcgagaggctgaggtgggaggatcgcttgagcccgggggacagaggttgcagtgagcagtgattgcaccactatactccagcctgggtgacagagcaagaccctgtctcaaaaaaagacagatGTGGCACTGAGCAAACCCAGGACTCTTGTCCAGAGCTGAGAAGGGCTGCTAGCCCCAGTGACAGAGAAAGGCCCTCTGACTGGAGGACACAGCCATCTCTAGGGTCCTGGCTCTTTGTCCTTTAACAGTCCTGTGTGCCGAGGTGGCAGACCTGCATCTCCAACACGGATGACGCCCTTGGCTTCGCTTTGGGGTCCCTCTTCGTGAAGGCCACGTTTGACCGGCAAAGCAAAGAAATTGTGAGTCTACAAGATTCTTTCAACACTATGCCCTCAAAATTGACTGTTCATGTATGTGCAGACATATAGAAAAACAACgggagccaggcgcggtggctcacgcccgtaatcccagcactttgggaggccaaggcgggtgaatcatggggtcaggagttcgagaccagcctggccaacatggtgaaacctggtctctactaaaaatacaaaaaattagccgggcgtggtggcgggtgtctgtaatcccagctacttgggaggctgaggcaggagaatcacttgaacccaggaggcggaggttgcagtgagccgagatcgcgccagtgcactccagcctgggcgacagagcaaaactctgtctcaaaaaaaaaaaaaaaagaaaagaaaagaaaagaaaaacaactggaTGTAAATTGATGAACAAATGAAGTAGTGCTGCTTTGGGCAGTGGGATTATAAGAGTCCTTTAAAGTTGTCTATGTGTTTATGTTTAACTCTATAActagaagaaatatttatttattaggaTATGATAATGGATGTGCTTAAAGTATTACCTGTAAGGATGTTTATGGTTTTTATGGCAATGTTGTTTATAATAGCAGAAAATGAGAACAGGTTAAATGTCCAACTATAgggtaaaggaaaaataaattgtggtTAGGATGGGTTGTGAGGATCCTTAAATGGCTGATATATCTTTCAGCGAAAAAAGTAggttacaaaaaatatataccttatacaacataattccatattttatatgcatatcaGGGGAGGGAAAAACTCTAGAAGTGGGTaatcaaaatgttaaaagaactTATCTATGAATGAGTGCTTTATAACTGGTCTGTTCTTCAATTctcaattttccaaattttctgtgaATGTCCTCTTTTCATAATCAGATAAAAATCATTgcactaggctgggcatggtggctcacgcctgtaatcccagcactttgggaggctgaggtgggtggatcatgtggtcaggagttcaagaccaacctggccaagatggtgaaaccccggctctactaaaaatacaaaaattacccgggcgtgatggcgggagcctgtaatcctagctacttgggaggctgaggcaggagaatcgcttgaactcgggaggcggaggttgcagtgagccgagattgcgccactgcactccatcctaggtgacacagccagactctgtctcaaaaaaaaaaaaaaatcattgcactatattaaattataatataatttgatgaacttattgtcaattaaaatgtttatttaattaagaaaaaagccAGCCACAATCCCAGTACCTTTACAAATGGTGTTTCCTTCTCATCGTCTCCAGGTGCTCAGCCGTATTTCTTTGGTCTAGACGTTCCCATTTCCCCTAGGTGGATGGGGATGGGGCACCAAGGGTggatgggtgggggcagggatgcATTCAGTGCAGGGGAAGGCTGACTTTGCCTCCTCCCTCCCAGGCAGAGGGGATGATCAGCGAAATCCGGACCGCATTTGAGGAGGCCCTGGGACAGCTGGTTTGGATGGATGAGAAGACCCGCCAGGCAGCCAAGGAGAAAGTGAGCGGTGGCTAGGGTTGGGGCGCCATCTTGAGGTGGGGTTCAAGGATACAGTTTTGCTAGGAACCTGGGGAAGGAAACAAACCCTTAACCTGGTCTCTTCAGGCAGATGCCATCTATGATATGATTGGTTTCCCAGACTTTATCCTGGAGCCCAAAGAGCTGGATGATGTTTATGACGGGGTGAGTACCTACGCTCATCAGTACTGAACTTCAGCCCTGTAGAGGGCACTGTTCCCTGGGCTTAGAAATTGGGGCTCAAGCACTGGGAAAGAGGTGCTTGTCGGTTTCTTTTAGAGGCAGATGGAGGTAACCAGCATTGTTAAAATGTTGGCTCTGTGACAGGCTGCAGGCCAAACAGCAGTGAAATATAGTGTTAACGAGCCAAGATTTGGAGTCAAGCCTAATCAAATTCTGTTTCTACCCCTAACTTTGTAACCTTAACAAAATCTCTCTAGGCCTTGgtttcattttctgtaaaatgggggtccTACTAGTGCcttcctcatagggttgttgtgagataAATGAATACAGTATGTAAAAAAACAGCACCCATAACATAAATGGCCTTTAAATATTGCCAATTATGGTTTACTAgatattttacagttgaggaaactgaggtttggagaGATACTAATGAGTAGCCAAACTGGGGCTATTATCTTCTCCAATGgattctcttgctctctttctacTTCCCACCTTTCCCACAGTACGAAATTTCTGAAGATTCTTTCTTCCAAAACATGTTGAATTTGTACAACTTCTCTGCCAAGGTTATGGCTGACCAGCTCCGCAAGCCTCCCAGCCGAGACCAGTGAGAATGACGGGGTGGACATAGACACTAGGGGTGGCAGGAGAGGTGGGGGAAGGTTTCCTGGGATGGGGGAAAAGGGTGGCAAGACTGGTCCCAGACCGGCGGCCCCATACCCTTGCAGGAGGTAGGGCAGGGCTGCTGGGAGGGGAGCAGTGTCAGGAGAGTCGGGAGCCTCAGCCCCTCACTCTTCCTCCGCCAGGTGGAGCATGACCCCCCAGACAGTGAATGCCTACTACCTTCCAACTAAGAATGAGATCGTCTTCCCCGCTGGCATCCTGCAGGCCCCCTTCTATGCCCGCAACCACCCCAAGTGTGTCTGAAGCAGGAGGGGCTGGGTGCTGGGGCCTGGGCCTGTGGTTGAGCTGGGagcagggctggaggtgggattCAGAAGTACCCCCACCATGTCCTCACTTGCTATTCCTCACCTACCAGGGCCCTGAACTTTGGTGGCATCGGTGTGGTCATGGGCCATGAGTTGACGCATGCCTTTGATGACCAAGGTAGGGGCCCATGGAGTCGTCCCCTCTAGCCTAGAATTCCCAGTGGCTCCTGCAAGGCCTTGGGACATTGATGTAGCCCCAAGGGCCCTGAAGTCTGTGGACCAGGGCTGGTGGGGGCACTGCTGCCCCCAAGAGATGAGCTCTGGTTTTGGTGGGGTGCAAAGGTGAGTTCTCCTCAGGGCGCGAGTATGACAAAGAAGGGAACCTGCGGCCCTGGTGGCAGAATGAGTCCCTGGCAGCCTTCCGGAACCACACGGCCTGCATGGAGGAACAGTACAATCAATACCAGGTCAATGGGGAGAGGCTCAACGGCCGCCAGACGCTGGGGGAGAACATTGCTGACAACGGGGGGCTGAAGGCTGCCTACAATGTGAGTGGCCTGACCAGCCCTCCAGCGGCTGAGGCCTGCTGGCCTGGGGTGAAAGGTGCTGGGTGGATGGGGGCAGGCCTGGATGGGCTTGCTGCCCACTGTTCTGTCCCCAGGCTTACAAAGCATGGCTGAGAAAGCATGGGGAGGAGCAGCAACTGCCAGCCGTGGGGCTCACCAACCACCAGCTCTTCTTCGTGGGATTTGCCCAGGTATCACCCTCTCGGAAGGCCTGGGGTCTGCCCCTTTGTCCTGCTCCCTCCTGAGTATGTCATTAGAAGAACTCTGGGGCACGTGTCAAAGGGGCTGGTGaatggggctgaggctggggcatGAAAGGTGGGCTGGGAAGGCCCATGCCCAGAGCCTCCGGCCAGCCAGGGCCCACAAAGGCAGCCTGAAGAGGCCTGAGCGGGAGAATGCCTTGGTAGGATTTCGCATAGTTCAAAGGGCAAGGTTGTCGTGCTTGCGGGGCACAGGGTGGGGCAAAGGGTGGCGAAGGGGGCAAACGTTCATCCTCACGCTGTTCCTGTGAGGGAGACATGCAGGAAACTAAAGCTCGGGATGCAGAGTGGCCTGTCCGGGGCTGCCCAGGAATAgagtaagtggcagagcaaggACCCAGGCAGAGCCTCCGCTGGGCAGCCACAGCAGGCAGCTTCTGGGGCTCCGCTTTTTCCCCTCGTCATGTCCATGCTGGGCAACCCGATGTCCAGGGCAGTTTTGGAAGGAACTTGGGAGGGGCTGCAGCGGTGGTGGTTCGTGCCCCTGGGATGGCTGTAGCTGACTCTAAGGCCCGGCTCCACACTAGACACCATATGCCCCCATGTCTGTCCTGGCCCGCAGGTGTGGTGCTCGGTCCGCACACCAGAGAGCTCTCACGAGGGGCTGGTGACCGACCCCCACAGCCCTGCCCGCTTCCGCGTGCTGGGCACTCTCTCCAACTCCCGTGACTTCCTGCGGCACTTCGGCTGCCCTGTCGGCTCCCCCATGAACCCAGGGCAGCTGTGTGAGGTGTGGTAGACCTGGATCAGGGGAGAAATGGCCAGCTGTCACCAGACCTGGGGCAGCTCTCCTGACAAAGCTGTTTGCTCTTGGGTTGGGAGGAAGCAAATGCAAGCTGGGCTGGGTCTAGTCCCTCCCCACCACAGGTGACATGAGTACAGACCCTCCTCAATCACCACATTGTGCCTCTGCTTTGGGGGTGCCCCTGCCTCCAGCAGAGCCCCCACCATTCACTGTGACATCTTTCCGTGTCACCCTGCCTGGAAGAGGTCTGGGTGGGGAGGCCAGTTCCCATAGGAAGGAGTCTGCCTCTTCTGTCCCCAGGCTCACTCAGCCTGGCGGCCATGGGGCCTGCCGTGCCTGCCCCACTGTGACCCACAGGCCTGGGTGGTATACCTCCTGGACTTCTCCCCAGGCTCACTCAGTGCGCACTTAGGGGTGGACTCAGCTCTGTCTGGCTCACCCTCACGGGCTACCCCCACCTCACCCTGTGCTCCTTGTGCCACTGCTCCCAGTGCTGCTGCTGACCTTCACTGACAGCTCCTAGTGGAAGCCCAAGGGCCTCTGAAAGCCTCCTGCTGCCCACTGTTTCCCTGGGCTGAGAGGGGAAGTGCATATGTGTAGCGGGTACTGGTTCCTGTGTCTTAGGGCACAAGCCTTAGCAAATGATTGATTCTCCCTGGACAAAGCAGGAAAGCAGATAGAGCAAGGAAAAGGAAGAACAGagtttatttttacagaaaagagGGTGGGAGGGTGTGGTCTTGGCCCTTATAGGACCCTGTGCCAATAAACAGACATGCATCCGTCGGCCTGTCTCTCTTCCTTCAGTCCTGTTTTCAtgtatccattcactcattccacCAGCATCTACAGAGCAACTACTGTATGCCAGCCACTGTCCTCAGTGCTCATTTACTCACTAGCGGATACAGGGGACTGAGATTTGAAGCccagagaagacagagaaagagaggcaggaTGGAGGAATGGAAGGAAGTTGAGTCTGACTGGGCAGAATACATTGTCTGCTAACTGGTGGCCATAGCCCCATCCCCAGCTGTTCTACAGCTGGAAGGATTTGCTGCTTTCCTCCACTGGTGTGTGCAGCCAGGCCTGACACTGAGTGTGGGTAACTACTGGGCCAGGGTCAACTTGGAAGATGGGCGGCCCTTACCCTGCAGTGGTGGGAAGTCCTGGGCATATCACTCCCTGAGCCCCCAGAGCTCAAAGCCCTGGCCTCTGCTTGTAGCTGAAAAGACAAACATTTCCTTCTAGCCTCAAAGGCTCAGAGCTCCCAAGAGTCAGCCATTCCACCTACACACACTCATTAGGCCTATCAAGTGCCAGGCACAGAGACTGCATATATGGCCTCTACCCTCCAGAgtgagggagggaaaaggaaCGTTGATTGAATACCTCCTGTGTTCCAGGCACCTGTGCTAGGTGgctcatttctttattcattcatccatttattaatttatacattcataggcttattttcaaaaaaatattgctttatcaacaatgtgtcaggcactggtgatacaaaaatgaataagataggtgaggtggtgcgcctgtagtcccagctactcgggatgctgaggtgggaggatcacttaagctcaggagttcaaatccagcgtgggcaacatagcaagacctcatctcttaggaaaaaaaaaaaacaaaactgacgAATGAGAAGTTTCTTCTTCCCTTAGGTGACTCTTCTTCTGTTGGCACTTTCGCCTTCATGAGCTCACCTAATCCTTGTGACAACCGCCCTTTACAAATACTCtagtctccattttacagatctaTCCCTAACTACTTCACTGCAGTCAAAGAGAGCTGAACTGAAATGGAAGCTCTGATAGTTTTGTGAGCTTCAGCCTGTTCCCTAAACTCCacgagcctcagtt harbors:
- the ECE2 gene encoding endothelin-converting enzyme 2 isoform X1; this encodes MNVALQELGAGSNMVEYKRATLRDEDAPETPVEGGASPDAMEVGKGASPFSPGPSPGMTPGTPRSSGLFWRVTCPHLRSISGLCSRTMVGFQKGTRQLLGSRTQLELVLAGVSLLLAALLLGCLVALGVQYHRDPSHSTCLTEACIRVAGKILESLDRGVSPCEDFYQFSCGGWIRRNPLPDGRSRWNTFNSLWDQNQAILKHLLENTTFNSSSEAERKTQRFYLSCLQVERIEELGAQPLRDLIDKIGGWNITGPWDQDNFMEVLKAVAGTYRATPFFTVYISADSKSSNSNVIQVDQSGLFLPSRDYYLNRTANEKVLTAYLDYMEELGLLLGGRPTSTREQMQQVLELEIQLANITVPQDQRRDEEKIYHKMSISELQALAPSMDWLEFLSFLLSPLELSDSEPVVVYGMDYLQQVSELINRTEPSILNNYLIWNLVQKTTSSLDRRFESAQEKLLETLYGTKKSCVPRWQTCISNTDDALGFALGSLFVKATFDRQSKEIAEGMISEIRTAFEEALGQLVWMDEKTRQAAKEKADAIYDMIGFPDFILEPKELDDVYDGYEISEDSFFQNMLNLYNFSAKVMADQLRKPPSRDQWSMTPQTVNAYYLPTKNEIVFPAGILQAPFYARNHPKALNFGGIGVVMGHELTHAFDDQGREYDKEGNLRPWWQNESLAAFRNHTACMEEQYNQYQVNGERLNGRQTLGENIADNGGLKAAYNAYKAWLRKHGEEQQLPAVGLTNHQLFFVGFAQVWCSVRTPESSHEGLVTDPHSPARFRVLGTLSNSRDFLRHFGCPVGSPMNPGQLCEVW
- the ECE2 gene encoding endothelin-converting enzyme 2 isoform X2, whose product is MNVALQELGAGSNVGFQKGTRQLLGSRTQLELVLAGVSLLLAALLLGCLVALGVQYHRDPSHSTCLTEACIRVAGKILESLDRGVSPCEDFYQFSCGGWIRRNPLPDGRSRWNTFNSLWDQNQAILKHLLENTTFNSSSEAERKTQRFYLSCLQVERIEELGAQPLRDLIDKIGGWNITGPWDQDNFMEVLKAVAGTYRATPFFTVYISADSKSSNSNVIQVDQSGLFLPSRDYYLNRTANEKVLTAYLDYMEELGLLLGGRPTSTREQMQQVLELEIQLANITVPQDQRRDEEKIYHKMSISELQALAPSMDWLEFLSFLLSPLELSDSEPVVVYGMDYLQQVSELINRTEPSILNNYLIWNLVQKTTSSLDRRFESAQEKLLETLYGTKKSCVPRWQTCISNTDDALGFALGSLFVKATFDRQSKEIAEGMISEIRTAFEEALGQLVWMDEKTRQAAKEKADAIYDMIGFPDFILEPKELDDVYDGYEISEDSFFQNMLNLYNFSAKVMADQLRKPPSRDQWSMTPQTVNAYYLPTKNEIVFPAGILQAPFYARNHPKALNFGGIGVVMGHELTHAFDDQGREYDKEGNLRPWWQNESLAAFRNHTACMEEQYNQYQVNGERLNGRQTLGENIADNGGLKAAYNAYKAWLRKHGEEQQLPAVGLTNHQLFFVGFAQVWCSVRTPESSHEGLVTDPHSPARFRVLGTLSNSRDFLRHFGCPVGSPMNPGQLCEVW
- the ECE2 gene encoding endothelin-converting enzyme 2; translated protein: MNVALQELGAGSNMVEYKRATLRDEDAPETPVEGGASPDAMEVGFQKGTRQLLGSRTQLELVLAGVSLLLAALLLGCLVALGVQYHRDPSHSTCLTEACIRVAGKILESLDRGVSPCEDFYQFSCGGWIRRNPLPDGRSRWNTFNSLWDQNQAILKHLLENTTFNSSSEAERKTQRFYLSCLQVERIEELGAQPLRDLIDKIGGWNITGPWDQDNFMEVLKAVAGTYRATPFFTVYISADSKSSNSNVIQVDQSGLFLPSRDYYLNRTANEKVLTAYLDYMEELGLLLGGRPTSTREQMQQVLELEIQLANITVPQDQRRDEEKIYHKMSISELQALAPSMDWLEFLSFLLSPLELSDSEPVVVYGMDYLQQVSELINRTEPSILNNYLIWNLVQKTTSSLDRRFESAQEKLLETLYGTKKSCVPRWQTCISNTDDALGFALGSLFVKATFDRQSKEIAEGMISEIRTAFEEALGQLVWMDEKTRQAAKEKADAIYDMIGFPDFILEPKELDDVYDGYEISEDSFFQNMLNLYNFSAKVMADQLRKPPSRDQWSMTPQTVNAYYLPTKNEIVFPAGILQAPFYARNHPKALNFGGIGVVMGHELTHAFDDQGREYDKEGNLRPWWQNESLAAFRNHTACMEEQYNQYQVNGERLNGRQTLGENIADNGGLKAAYNAYKAWLRKHGEEQQLPAVGLTNHQLFFVGFAQVWCSVRTPESSHEGLVTDPHSPARFRVLGTLSNSRDFLRHFGCPVGSPMNPGQLCEVW